From the genome of Psychrilyobacter atlanticus DSM 19335, one region includes:
- a CDS encoding replication initiation protein, with protein MYYFLKKSDFNLEKYNFNIELDSKLTKKEYQVLKILIDNYKLDSTYSELKKNKWDISEDEMLKVINLLMKKKFQCEFYDESREVSKFFFNIFNIIAFEDEKLIYAFSDSIIKSFEKHNVFNRIGIFCRLNFMFASTKIIYNLILKENKHKGFIELSLEELKTLLGMSNDKYPRFYDFETKVLNPIAKDIEVSENFIWFEKIKESNSKSSKIIGVKIHFSNLYHIKLHKETNNFLREYSDYIQDFTASYKLIYRYINKYGLEKGTIYLKKNYDTVFNID; from the coding sequence ATGTATTATTTTCTTAAAAAATCTGATTTTAATCTTGAAAAATACAATTTTAACATTGAGTTAGATTCAAAATTAACTAAAAAAGAATATCAAGTTTTAAAAATACTCATAGATAATTATAAACTTGATTCTACATATTCAGAATTGAAAAAAAATAAGTGGGATATCTCTGAAGATGAGATGTTAAAGGTAATTAACTTACTTATGAAAAAAAAATTTCAGTGTGAGTTTTATGATGAAAGTAGGGAAGTAAGTAAATTTTTTTTTAATATCTTTAATATTATTGCTTTTGAAGATGAGAAATTAATTTATGCTTTTTCTGACAGTATTATAAAGTCGTTTGAGAAACACAATGTATTTAACCGAATAGGCATTTTCTGCCGTCTTAATTTTATGTTTGCATCTACTAAAATAATTTATAATTTAATTCTGAAAGAAAATAAACATAAAGGTTTCATAGAACTTTCTCTTGAAGAGTTAAAAACTTTATTAGGGATGAGTAATGATAAATATCCTCGTTTCTATGATTTTGAAACTAAGGTATTAAATCCTATTGCTAAAGATATTGAAGTCTCTGAAAACTTCATTTGGTTTGAAAAAATTAAAGAAAGTAATTCAAAATCATCTAAAATTATAGGAGTAAAGATTCATTTCAGTAATCTTTATCATATTAAGCTACACAAAGAAACAAATAATTTTTTAAGAGAATATTCTGATTATATACAAGATTTTACAGCTTCATATAAGCTGATATATAGATATATAAATAAATATGGACTTGAAAAAGGAACTATATACTTAAAAAAAAATTATGATACTGTATTTAATATTGATTAA
- a CDS encoding glycoside hydrolase family 1 protein — MKFANDFLFGAATAAYQVEGAWNQDGKGMSNWDEFTKIPGKTFNGTNGDVAADHYNRYKEDIALMAEMGLESYRFSISWPRIFPNGDDEINPKGIEFYNNLIDECLKHGIVPFVTLYHWDLPLTLEKEGGWLNKKTGEAFVNYAKTCFEAFGDRVKNFITFNETVVFCGSGYLAGAHPPGIQNDVKKYFQAIHNVFYAHACAVLEYKKLDLFGEIGLSNVFSPAFPVTDGHEDTLAAIHANEYGTHWFYDPILHGKYPEYVIKRLEKNGYLPDWTTGELKTLAKAAPLNDFMGLNYYQPIRVEKISGEVEKIEITRENSTGSPGNPSFDGYYRSVKMDDKRYTKWDWEISPEGFLEGLEMLKDRYGQIKLYITENGLGDEDPIIDGVICDIPRIKFIEEHLKSVKEAVKRGIHIKGYYAWSAIDLLSWLNGYKKQYGFIYIDHKNNLERKKKMSFHWYKNIIETRGKEL; from the coding sequence ATGAAGTTTGCGAATGACTTTTTATTTGGTGCAGCAACAGCTGCCTATCAAGTAGAAGGAGCTTGGAATCAAGATGGTAAGGGAATGAGTAACTGGGATGAATTTACAAAAATACCTGGAAAGACTTTTAACGGCACAAACGGAGATGTTGCTGCTGATCACTACAACAGATATAAAGAAGATATAGCTTTAATGGCTGAAATGGGATTAGAGTCATACAGATTTTCTATTTCATGGCCTAGAATTTTCCCCAATGGGGACGATGAAATAAACCCAAAGGGAATAGAATTTTATAATAATTTAATAGATGAATGCCTAAAGCATGGAATAGTACCATTTGTAACTCTCTACCACTGGGATCTACCTTTAACGTTAGAAAAAGAGGGCGGATGGCTAAATAAAAAAACAGGAGAAGCATTTGTTAATTATGCCAAAACCTGCTTTGAAGCTTTTGGAGATAGAGTTAAAAATTTTATAACATTCAACGAAACCGTTGTATTTTGCGGATCGGGGTATCTTGCAGGAGCTCATCCTCCAGGGATTCAAAATGATGTAAAAAAGTATTTTCAAGCAATACACAATGTATTTTATGCACATGCCTGTGCAGTACTTGAATATAAAAAGTTAGACCTCTTTGGAGAGATTGGACTCAGTAATGTATTTAGTCCCGCCTTTCCTGTAACAGATGGTCATGAAGATACACTTGCAGCAATCCATGCTAATGAATACGGGACTCACTGGTTCTATGATCCTATTCTACATGGAAAATACCCTGAGTATGTAATTAAGAGACTGGAAAAAAATGGGTACTTACCAGATTGGACAACAGGGGAATTAAAAACTCTGGCTAAGGCAGCTCCCCTGAATGACTTCATGGGATTAAACTACTATCAGCCAATTAGAGTTGAAAAGATCAGTGGAGAGGTCGAAAAGATTGAAATAACCAGGGAAAATTCAACTGGATCTCCAGGAAATCCAAGTTTTGACGGTTATTACAGAAGTGTAAAAATGGATGACAAGAGATATACTAAGTGGGACTGGGAAATCTCACCAGAAGGGTTTCTTGAGGGATTAGAGATGCTAAAAGATAGATATGGTCAAATAAAACTCTATATAACTGAAAATGGATTAGGAGATGAAGATCCTATAATTGATGGAGTTATATGTGATATTCCTAGAATAAAATTTATCGAGGAACATCTAAAGTCAGTAAAAGAAGCAGTTAAAAGAGGAATTCATATAAAAGGTTATTATGCTTGGTCAGCAATAGATCTTCTAAGCTGGCTAAATGGATATAAAAAACAATATGGATTTATCTATATAGATCATAAAAATAACCTGGAAAGAAAGAAAAAAATGTCATTCCACTGGTATAAAAATATAATAGAAACGAGGGGGAAAGAATTATAA
- a CDS encoding PTS sugar transporter subunit IIC → MAAVMEKINKILPHVMKFVNSKAVTAMKEGFLMTMPLTIIGSVFLLLAFVPISGYEGFMAGIFGAEWQSPLFQVVGATFDLLALVGVFGIAYCYVVHEGIDGAVNAGILGIVSLITVMKSFVEAADGTQIGGVIPKAFLGGRGMIASIIIGLAVGKIYSFVIKKKWTIKLPDSVPTGVSNAFTSLIPGFIIITISFLTFIFFKVGFQKTFIEVIYSLIQTPLQGMTDSFAGVILIPVLISLLWWCGIHGSGIIMGIMGPIVMANAIHNQTLVNAGTDLVAGENARIVTQQFVDQFITVGGSGLTLGLVVSMLIFAKSTQYKQLGRLAIVPGLFNINEPVIFAAPIVFNPIMFIPFVLAPLCSALLVYGCISLGIVEPFTGVLVPWTTPIILGGFIVGGFKAALLQFAVFIMTIGIYFPFFKYQDNMAYLAETGGSDAKEAMA, encoded by the coding sequence ATGGCAGCAGTAATGGAAAAGATAAATAAAATATTGCCACATGTAATGAAGTTTGTTAATTCTAAGGCAGTAACGGCAATGAAGGAAGGGTTCCTAATGACCATGCCGTTAACAATTATAGGATCTGTATTTTTACTCCTAGCCTTTGTACCAATTTCAGGGTATGAGGGATTTATGGCAGGAATATTTGGAGCTGAGTGGCAGAGTCCACTGTTTCAGGTAGTAGGGGCTACATTTGACCTATTAGCTCTTGTAGGAGTATTTGGAATTGCTTATTGTTATGTAGTTCATGAGGGAATAGACGGAGCTGTAAATGCAGGTATACTGGGAATTGTATCTCTTATTACAGTAATGAAATCCTTTGTGGAAGCAGCTGATGGCACTCAGATAGGAGGGGTAATTCCAAAGGCTTTCCTTGGAGGAAGAGGGATGATCGCATCAATCATCATAGGTCTTGCAGTAGGAAAGATCTACTCATTTGTAATCAAGAAGAAGTGGACTATAAAGCTGCCTGACAGCGTACCTACAGGAGTGTCAAATGCATTCACATCATTAATCCCAGGATTTATAATTATAACTATATCATTTTTAACATTTATCTTCTTTAAGGTGGGATTCCAGAAAACATTTATCGAGGTAATCTATTCCCTTATTCAGACTCCACTTCAGGGAATGACAGATTCATTTGCAGGTGTAATCCTAATACCAGTTCTTATCTCACTACTATGGTGGTGTGGAATTCATGGGTCAGGAATCATAATGGGGATAATGGGTCCTATCGTTATGGCTAATGCTATTCACAACCAGACTCTGGTAAATGCAGGAACAGACCTTGTTGCAGGAGAAAATGCAAGAATAGTAACTCAGCAGTTTGTGGATCAATTTATAACTGTTGGTGGTTCAGGTCTTACTCTTGGACTTGTAGTAAGTATGCTTATATTTGCAAAGTCAACTCAATATAAACAGCTTGGAAGACTGGCTATCGTACCTGGACTATTTAACATCAATGAGCCCGTAATTTTCGCTGCACCAATAGTATTTAATCCAATCATGTTTATACCTTTTGTACTAGCTCCGCTTTGTTCAGCACTTCTTGTGTATGGTTGTATCTCACTGGGAATTGTTGAGCCATTTACAGGAGTTCTGGTTCCCTGGACTACCCCAATTATTCTAGGTGGATTTATTGTTGGTGGATTTAAAGCCGCATTACTACAGTTTGCAGTATTTATAATGACAATAGGAATCTATTTCCCGTTTTTCAAATACCAAGACAACATGGCGTATCTTGCGGAAACAGGTGGAAGTGATGCTAAGGAAGCAATGGCATAA
- a CDS encoding PTS sugar transporter subunit IIB, with amino-acid sequence MKKILLLCNAGMSTSIVVKKMKEAAEKKEIETEINAVSMDKFEENLDKYDIFLLGPQISFKKNELQAKADAVNKKVEVINSMDYGMMKGEKILEETLVKLEK; translated from the coding sequence ATGAAAAAAATATTATTACTCTGCAACGCAGGAATGTCTACATCAATAGTGGTAAAAAAAATGAAGGAAGCAGCAGAAAAAAAGGAAATAGAAACTGAAATAAATGCAGTAAGTATGGATAAATTCGAAGAGAATTTAGATAAATATGATATCTTTTTACTAGGACCTCAAATCAGTTTCAAGAAAAATGAACTTCAAGCAAAGGCTGATGCAGTTAACAAAAAAGTAGAAGTTATAAATTCTATGGACTATGGAATGATGAAGGGTGAAAAAATACTGGAGGAAACTTTAGTAAAGTTAGAAAAGTAA
- a CDS encoding PTS lactose/cellobiose transporter subunit IIA: MDMEMAAMGLVGNSGEARSLAFEAIKKAKDGKYDEAREMLEKAKKKSLLAHETQTELICAEADGKKMEMGLLMVHAQDHLMTSILARDLAAEIIDLHEKLNNK, translated from the coding sequence ATGGATATGGAAATGGCTGCAATGGGACTTGTCGGAAACTCTGGAGAGGCAAGAAGCCTAGCTTTTGAAGCAATAAAAAAAGCTAAAGACGGAAAATATGATGAAGCAAGAGAAATGCTTGAAAAAGCTAAAAAGAAATCACTATTAGCTCATGAAACTCAAACAGAGTTAATTTGTGCTGAAGCAGATGGGAAAAAAATGGAGATGGGTTTATTAATGGTTCATGCTCAAGATCACCTTATGACATCTATCTTAGCAAGAGATTTGGCGGCAGAAATCATTGATTTACATGAAAAATTAAATAATAAATAA
- a CDS encoding DMT family transporter, translated as MKNTRIYLWVLLTVTLWGTSFAFSKIGIANLSPVHFLFLRVLFSSIIFGLSLMVIPRSKKIISLKDLYHLVFLSFIGISGYFIVQYSALKYTTTINASLFIAISPIFVALYMHFSKNESINKLQGSGILLSFLGVCLIITNGKIDGLFSGTSVIGDGLMIINAAMLAIFTISTKDLLKKYDPFVIIAYMNISALITLIPVAFTNNFLSKTSFFSVIGDIQSKTYLAALYLAMFCTVIGYYGWYRGIKELGASRTSVFNYLNPLVAAITSNLLFHEEMTTYTFLGSFLAISGLIVNNKFKNNSPKKNSSRQQI; from the coding sequence TTGAAAAACACAAGAATTTATCTTTGGGTTCTACTAACAGTAACTCTTTGGGGAACATCCTTTGCATTTAGTAAGATAGGGATTGCCAATCTCAGCCCTGTCCACTTTTTATTTTTAAGGGTGTTATTTTCCAGTATTATCTTTGGCCTCAGCTTAATGGTGATCCCTAGATCTAAAAAAATAATTTCACTGAAAGACCTCTATCACCTGGTATTTTTAAGTTTTATTGGAATCAGCGGGTATTTTATTGTTCAATATTCAGCTTTAAAATACACCACCACAATAAACGCATCTTTATTTATAGCTATCTCCCCTATTTTTGTAGCACTATATATGCATTTTTCAAAAAATGAATCAATCAACAAACTGCAAGGTTCGGGGATATTATTGAGTTTTTTAGGAGTCTGTCTTATCATTACAAACGGGAAGATAGATGGGTTATTTTCTGGAACTTCAGTAATCGGTGATGGTTTAATGATTATAAACGCTGCCATGCTGGCAATCTTTACAATCAGCACAAAAGATCTTTTAAAAAAATATGATCCCTTTGTCATAATTGCTTATATGAATATCAGTGCTCTAATTACTTTAATCCCTGTGGCTTTCACAAATAACTTTCTCTCTAAAACTTCTTTTTTTAGTGTGATCGGTGATATCCAAAGTAAAACATATTTAGCAGCCCTGTATTTGGCTATGTTTTGTACAGTGATCGGTTATTATGGATGGTATAGAGGAATTAAGGAATTAGGAGCTTCTAGAACTTCAGTTTTTAATTATCTTAACCCTTTAGTTGCTGCGATCACTTCTAATCTATTATTTCACGAAGAGATGACAACATATACTTTTTTAGGTTCTTTCCTTGCTATATCGGGACTTATTGTAAATAACAAATTTAAAAATAACTCTCCTAAAAAGAATTCTTCTCGACAACAAATCTAG
- a CDS encoding sensor domain-containing diguanylate cyclase → MREFEKYNSQYEEPKSTMFQMLDKNGDILHVNDKWLEEMGYKLHEVIGRFFGDFITGDMQTAVENNFPHLKDYGFVNNVQLKLKRKDGVIIETVLNGISIYDEKGRFINTRCEMRNLNYFMESSNYIQRLLEKERFLKGNLFFKSQITQAILYSDSLNEFLNSATKIFKEPVEVMGIYLSSLDIFGKRTILFDYKSESKFSETMKKSLGCQRCMSEILDKTFIIDSNSKSEIFEGINSQLGTNESLVILPITSNKKISVNKIDFFIHLKDLTPFEEEWLLFLKDIRNILSLGIDTFETDENLKNTMNKLYQLSTKDPLTHVYNRYEFEKSVKEDIRIFERYNTHFSVIMYDIDNFKIINDSFGHCTGDKVLKELCRLVTKNIRGIDKLFRLGGDEFLILLPESDQNEAFKLAVRLKDEISSFDFLGGNLTCSFGVTEVQKGDIVDKIIKRSDNAMYISKKNNKNSISIG, encoded by the coding sequence ATGAGGGAATTTGAAAAATATAATTCACAATATGAAGAACCTAAAAGTACCATGTTTCAAATGCTGGACAAAAATGGAGATATTCTTCATGTAAATGACAAATGGTTAGAAGAGATGGGATATAAACTCCACGAAGTTATAGGCAGATTTTTTGGTGATTTTATTACAGGGGATATGCAGACTGCTGTGGAAAATAATTTCCCCCATTTAAAAGATTATGGGTTCGTAAATAATGTACAGCTGAAACTCAAAAGAAAAGACGGCGTTATTATAGAAACTGTTTTGAATGGTATCAGTATCTATGATGAGAAAGGTCGCTTTATAAATACAAGATGCGAGATGCGAAACCTTAATTATTTTATGGAATCTTCCAACTATATACAGAGACTTCTAGAAAAAGAAAGATTTTTAAAGGGAAATCTATTCTTTAAATCCCAAATAACCCAGGCGATATTATACAGCGATTCTTTAAATGAATTTCTGAATTCTGCTACAAAAATTTTTAAAGAACCGGTAGAGGTTATGGGAATTTACCTTTCATCTTTGGATATTTTTGGAAAAAGAACTATTTTATTTGATTATAAATCGGAGTCAAAATTTTCAGAAACTATGAAAAAATCACTTGGATGTCAAAGGTGTATGTCAGAAATATTAGACAAAACATTCATAATAGATTCTAATTCAAAGAGTGAAATTTTTGAGGGGATCAATTCACAGCTTGGAACCAACGAGAGTCTTGTTATACTTCCTATTACCTCAAATAAAAAAATCAGTGTAAATAAAATTGATTTTTTTATCCACTTAAAGGACCTGACACCCTTTGAAGAGGAGTGGCTGCTTTTCTTAAAAGACATAAGAAATATACTGTCCCTTGGAATCGATACTTTTGAAACAGATGAAAACCTTAAAAACACCATGAATAAACTTTACCAGCTTTCCACAAAGGACCCTCTGACCCATGTATATAACAGGTATGAATTCGAAAAATCCGTTAAAGAGGATATCAGAATTTTCGAGAGATATAACACTCATTTTTCTGTGATAATGTATGATATAGACAATTTCAAAATTATAAATGATAGCTTTGGACACTGTACTGGGGACAAAGTTCTCAAAGAACTGTGCAGATTAGTAACAAAAAATATAAGGGGAATTGATAAACTTTTCAGACTTGGTGGGGATGAATTTCTAATCCTCCTTCCAGAATCAGATCAAAATGAGGCCTTTAAATTGGCTGTAAGATTAAAAGATGAGATCAGTTCATTTGACTTTTTAGGAGGGAATCTTACATGCAGTTTTGGAGTTACAGAGGTACAAAAGGGTGATATCGTAGACAAGATAATAAAAAGATCTGATAATGCCATGTATATTTCCAAAAAAAATAATAAAAACAGCATCTCTATAGGATAG